Proteins encoded in a region of the Phalacrocorax carbo chromosome 17, bPhaCar2.1, whole genome shotgun sequence genome:
- the LOC135316146 gene encoding argininosuccinate lyase-like, translated as MAAEGDKLWGGRFSGTMDPIMEIFNASITYDQRLYEFDIQGSMAYAKALEKAGILTKTDLEKILSGLEKISEEWSKGTFVVKKSDEDIHTANERRLKELIGDIAGKLHTGRSRNDQVVTDLKLFMKNSLSVISTHLLQLVKALVERAAAEMDIIFPGYTHLQKAQPIRWSQFLLSHAFALMRDSERLGEVKRRINVLPLGSGALAGNPLGIDRELLRSELDFASITFNSMDAVSERDFVVEFLSMATLMMIHLSKMAEDLIIYSTSEFGFLTFSDAYSTGSSLMPQKKNPDSMELIRSKAGRVFGRLSAMLMVLKGLPSTYNKDLQEDKEAVFDVVDTLNAVLQVATGVISTLQIHKENMEKALSPEMLSTDLALYLVRKGMPFRQAHNASGKAVRLAESKGVTLNNLSQDDLKTISPLFGSDVSQVFNMVNSVEQYTAMGGTAKSSVTAQIEQLRELMKRHKE; from the exons ATGGCAGCCGAG gGGGATAAACTTTGGGGAGGAAGATTCAGTGGAACCATGGATCCGATCATGGAGATTTTCAACGCTTCCATTACCTATGATCAGAGGCTGTATGAATTTGACATCCAGGGGAGCATGGCTTATGCCAAAGCCTTGGAGAAGGCTGGGATCCTAACTAAAACCGATCTGGAGAAGATCCTGAGTGGCCTGGAAAAG ATCTCTGAGGAATGGTCTAAAGGAACCTTTGTGGTGAAGAAAAGCGATGAGGATATCCACACTGCCAACGAACGCAGACTAAAG GAGCTGATTGGAGACATAGCTGGGAAACTGCACactggaagaagcaggaatgATCAG GTTGTGACTGACTTGAAGCTCTTCATGAAGAATTCCCTCTCTGTCATCTCCACTCACCTCCTGCAGCTCGTTAAGGCCCTGGTGGAACGTGCGGCTGC AGAAATGGATATTATCTTCCCTGGCTACACCCACCTGCAGAAAGCTCAGCCCATCAGATGGAGCCAGTTCTTGCTCAG CCATGCTTTTGCACTGATGCGTGATTCTGAGCGCCTGGGAGAGGTGAAGAGGAGGATCAACGTCTTGCCTTTGGGAAG CGGTGCTCTGGCTGGCAACCCACTGGGAATCGATAGAGAGCTTCTGCGTAGTG AGCTGGACTTTGCTTCCATCACCTTCAACAGCATGGATGCCGTCAGCGAGAGAGACTTTGTGG TGGAATTCCTCTCTATGGCCACCCTGATGATGATCCACCTTAGCAAGATGGCCGAAGATCTCATCATCTACAGTACCAGCGAGTTTGGCTTCCTAACCTTCTCTGATGCTTACAG CACTGGCAGCAGCCTCATGCCTCAGAAGAAGAACCCCGATAGTATGGAGCTGATCCGCAGCAAAGCTGGACGAGTGTTTGGACGG ctctctgctaTGCTCATGGTTCTCAAAGGACTTCCAAGCACCTACAACAAGGATCTGCAG GAGGACAAGGAGGCTGTCTTTGATGTTGTGGACACCCTGAATGCTGTGCTCCAGGTTGCCACTGGAGTGATTTCTACCCTCCAG ATCCACAAGGAGAACATGGAGAAGGCTCTGAGCCCTGAGATGCTGTCCACTGATCTGGCTCTCTACTTGGTTCGTAAAGGA ATGCCATTCAGGCAAGCCCACAATGCCTCTGGGAAGGCCGTCCGCCTCGCTGAGTCTAAAGGCGTCACCCTCAACAATCTCAGCCAGGATGACCTCAAGACCATCAG ccccctgttTGGCAGCGATGTCTCCCAGGTCTTCAACATGGTGAACAGCGTGGAGCAGTACACAGCCATGGGTGGTACCGCCAAGAGCAGTGTGACTGCCCAGAttgagcagctgagggagctgatgAAGAGGCATAAGGAATAA